One window of Novosphingobium sp. P6W genomic DNA carries:
- the queG gene encoding tRNA epoxyqueuosine(34) reductase QueG gives MTSPGSNISAHDGADLVKAKLNAFARDAEAEARALGFCAFGIASAATDDARAARLDAWLAAGMHGTMGWMEERAHHRRSPQGMWPEARSVIALGMSYAPAADPLRLEGEPQIGRISTYAQGADYHDVVKKALKHLARWIVAEGQARKIAPEVGVKVFTDTAPVMEKPLAASAGLGWQGKHTNVVSREHGSWLFLGEIYTTLEFEPAKPGRDSCGSCSACQDACPTNAFPAPYRLDARRCVSYLTIEHKGPVPEDLREGLGNRIYGCDDCLAVCPWNKFAQVSHTIKAYLPRAELTAPELADLLTLDDAGFRALFSGSPIKRIGRNRFVRNCLYAAGNSGRTALLVQVEQLLEDADPVVAEAAQWARQRLAALA, from the coding sequence ATGACATCCCCCGGCTCTAACATATCCGCCCATGATGGCGCAGATCTGGTTAAGGCCAAGCTAAATGCATTCGCCAGGGATGCAGAAGCTGAGGCGCGCGCCTTGGGTTTTTGCGCCTTCGGCATCGCCTCGGCCGCGACCGACGACGCGCGCGCTGCCCGGCTTGATGCCTGGCTGGCAGCGGGGATGCACGGCACCATGGGCTGGATGGAGGAACGCGCGCACCATCGCCGCAGCCCGCAGGGCATGTGGCCCGAGGCGCGCAGCGTGATCGCGCTGGGCATGAGCTATGCCCCCGCCGCCGACCCGCTGCGGCTGGAGGGCGAACCGCAGATCGGGCGCATATCAACTTATGCGCAAGGCGCCGACTATCACGACGTCGTCAAAAAGGCGCTGAAGCACCTCGCCCGCTGGATCGTGGCGGAAGGGCAGGCGCGCAAGATCGCGCCCGAAGTGGGCGTGAAGGTGTTCACCGATACCGCACCGGTCATGGAAAAACCGCTGGCTGCCTCGGCCGGGCTAGGCTGGCAGGGCAAGCATACCAACGTCGTCAGCCGCGAGCATGGATCGTGGCTGTTTCTTGGCGAAATCTATACGACGCTGGAGTTCGAACCCGCGAAACCGGGCCGCGATTCCTGCGGGTCGTGCAGCGCCTGTCAGGATGCCTGCCCGACGAACGCATTCCCCGCGCCCTACCGGCTCGATGCCCGCCGCTGCGTCAGCTACCTGACGATCGAACACAAGGGCCCCGTCCCCGAAGACCTGCGCGAAGGGCTGGGCAACCGCATCTACGGCTGCGACGATTGCCTGGCGGTGTGCCCGTGGAACAAGTTCGCGCAGGTATCGCACACCATCAAGGCATACCTGCCGCGCGCGGAACTGACCGCGCCGGAGCTGGCGGACCTGCTGACGCTGGACGATGCAGGTTTCCGGGCGCTGTTCTCAGGCAGCCCGATCAAGCGAATTGGCCGCAACCGCTTCGTGCGCAACTGCCTCTACGCGGCGGGAAACAGCGGGCGGACGGCACTGCTGGTGCAAGTGGAGCAGCTGCTGGAAGATGCCGACCCGGTTGTGGCGGAAGCAGCGCAGTGGGCACGGCAGCGGCTTGCCGCTTTGGCCTGA
- a CDS encoding helix-turn-helix transcriptional regulator: MNNRLKVLRAERGWSQQDLAMRLEVSRQSVNAIETGRYDPSLPLAFRIADLFGMAIEDIFHRD; the protein is encoded by the coding sequence GTGAACAACCGCCTCAAGGTTCTGCGGGCAGAGCGCGGCTGGAGCCAACAGGATCTGGCGATGCGGCTGGAAGTTTCGCGCCAGAGCGTCAACGCGATCGAGACGGGGCGCTACGATCCTTCGCTTCCGCTCGCCTTTCGCATCGCCGACCTGTTCGGCATGGCGATCGAGGATATCTTTCACAGGGATTAG
- the msrB gene encoding peptide-methionine (R)-S-oxide reductase MsrB, producing the protein MPIATTRRNVLAWLSAGAALPVLAACGGTEAEAKVYPVHFPDAEWRRRLTAEQYRILRQQGTERSFTSPLNDEHRAGTFLCAADGNPLYSSKTKFDSGTGWPSFWKPLPGAVGVSSDSTLGISRTEVHCMRCGGHLGHVFDDGPPPTGKRYCMNGAAMKFRPG; encoded by the coding sequence ATGCCCATAGCGACAACCCGCCGAAACGTCCTGGCTTGGCTCAGCGCGGGGGCCGCGCTGCCGGTGCTTGCCGCCTGCGGTGGGACCGAAGCCGAGGCGAAGGTCTATCCGGTGCATTTCCCCGACGCGGAATGGCGCCGCCGCCTGACGGCCGAGCAATACCGCATCCTGCGCCAGCAAGGCACCGAGCGTTCCTTCACCTCGCCCCTGAACGACGAACACCGCGCCGGCACCTTCCTCTGCGCGGCGGACGGCAATCCGCTTTATTCCTCGAAGACCAAGTTCGACAGCGGCACCGGCTGGCCCAGCTTCTGGAAGCCGCTGCCCGGCGCCGTCGGTGTCTCCAGCGATTCGACGCTGGGGATCTCACGCACCGAGGTGCACTGCATGCGCTGCGGGGGACACCTGGGCCACGTCTTCGACGATGGGCCGCCGCCAACCGGCAAGCGCTATTGCATGAACGGGGCGGCGATGAAGTTTCGGCCGGGTTAG
- a CDS encoding glycosyltransferase family 39 protein, which yields MSAKVIHFPSRPSRLALRLEWFATDKSVLLGIWALYFALRAAALLIDVAPTSDAEWYYARAASLAAGLGYLDNSGAPTAFWPAGWPIALGLTFSRFGTSLVTLGLFNLVSAMLIGVTTLALGRRLFGSEGAARAGLLMLAIYPNAIGYVPLALTEVFYTALLMAGCWVVVTRTNRWQLVSAGLLFGFATLVKAQTLVVVPLLFAIDWLRMGQIWQRLPRLLGEGLMVLGIAVLTVLPWTIRNEVQLGHWVAVSTNGGYTLLTGNHDTATGDYTPDAPVVKELMARPGLNEVTRDAEAGRLGMAWITQNPDRFLALAPKKLARLWLPDGEAEWAYQGGAPGYARFEIVYRAVRVLNQGYYAALMLAFAAAFFVMIARRRRDGQRWIGWWLLPYGIALYPTLICVVFSGQSRFHYPVMPWVCITAGWLVMTALGRLGERTAPRPTLH from the coding sequence ATGAGCGCCAAGGTCATCCATTTTCCGTCCCGCCCCTCGCGGCTTGCCTTGCGGCTCGAATGGTTCGCTACCGACAAGTCGGTGCTGCTGGGCATCTGGGCGCTCTATTTCGCCCTGCGCGCGGCGGCGCTGCTGATCGACGTGGCCCCCACTTCCGATGCCGAGTGGTACTATGCCCGCGCCGCGAGTCTTGCGGCGGGACTGGGCTATCTCGATAATTCCGGCGCGCCCACCGCGTTCTGGCCGGCCGGCTGGCCGATCGCGCTGGGCCTCACCTTCTCGCGGTTCGGCACCTCACTGGTGACGCTGGGCCTGTTCAACCTGGTCAGCGCGATGCTGATCGGGGTGACCACGCTGGCGCTGGGGCGGCGGCTGTTCGGCTCGGAAGGCGCGGCGCGGGCCGGGCTGCTGATGCTGGCGATCTACCCCAATGCCATCGGCTACGTCCCGCTGGCGCTTACCGAGGTGTTCTACACCGCGCTGCTGATGGCCGGGTGCTGGGTGGTGGTGACGCGCACCAATCGCTGGCAGCTGGTCAGCGCGGGCCTGCTGTTCGGCTTCGCCACGCTGGTGAAGGCGCAGACGCTGGTGGTGGTGCCGCTGCTGTTCGCGATCGACTGGCTGCGGATGGGTCAGATCTGGCAGCGCCTGCCGCGCCTGCTGGGCGAGGGTCTGATGGTGCTTGGCATCGCCGTGCTGACGGTGCTGCCCTGGACGATCCGCAACGAAGTGCAACTGGGCCACTGGGTCGCGGTTTCGACCAACGGCGGCTATACCCTGCTCACCGGCAACCACGACACCGCCACCGGCGACTACACCCCGGACGCCCCGGTGGTGAAGGAACTGATGGCCCGCCCCGGACTGAACGAAGTCACTCGCGATGCCGAGGCCGGGCGGCTGGGCATGGCGTGGATCACCCAGAACCCGGACCGTTTCCTGGCGCTCGCCCCGAAAAAGCTCGCGCGCCTCTGGCTGCCCGACGGCGAAGCTGAATGGGCCTATCAGGGCGGCGCGCCGGGTTATGCGCGCTTCGAGATCGTCTACCGCGCTGTGCGTGTGCTAAACCAAGGCTATTACGCAGCGCTGATGCTGGCTTTCGCCGCCGCGTTCTTCGTGATGATCGCGCGCCGCCGCCGCGACGGCCAGCGCTGGATCGGCTGGTGGCTGCTGCCTTACGGAATCGCGCTCTATCCGACGCTGATCTGCGTCGTGTTTTCGGGCCAGTCGCGCTTTCACTATCCGGTGATGCCCTGGGTCTGCATCACCGCCGGCTGGCTGGTGATGACCGCGCTGGGCCGTCTGGGCGAACGGACAGCGCCCAGACCGACGCTGCACTGA
- a CDS encoding tetratricopeptide repeat protein: MSLLPLLLPLMAQVGPASALPSNANPYASSLPLEIIEKKDAEAAKRARAAQNVTLPASRNTAGCMSAVEANPERSAELAQSALGDAIGRERVRAGLCLGAALSDLGRWDEARGAFVTARDAADAADHASRARLGAMAGNAALAAGQPGQALALLSPAATDAKIIGDAELTGSIALDRARALVAVKQPDEAAAALAEARTAQPDNAQAWLLSATLSRRQEKLSQAQTQIEKAASLAPQDPEIGLEAGVIAMLSGNETAARRSWTSVLAAGAGSDAAVTAKQYLSQLGPDTDKSGATTAKAPKP, translated from the coding sequence ATGTCCCTGCTGCCTCTCCTTCTCCCCCTCATGGCCCAGGTCGGCCCGGCGTCCGCGCTGCCCAGCAACGCCAACCCTTATGCCTCCTCGCTGCCGCTGGAGATCATCGAGAAGAAGGATGCCGAGGCCGCCAAACGGGCCCGCGCGGCGCAGAACGTCACTCTGCCCGCCTCGCGCAATACAGCCGGCTGCATGAGCGCGGTCGAAGCAAACCCCGAGCGTTCGGCGGAACTGGCTCAAAGCGCGCTGGGCGATGCGATCGGGCGCGAACGGGTGCGCGCCGGGCTGTGCCTGGGCGCGGCGCTGAGCGATCTGGGCCGCTGGGACGAGGCGCGCGGCGCCTTCGTCACCGCCCGCGATGCTGCCGACGCGGCGGACCATGCCAGCCGCGCGCGGCTTGGCGCGATGGCGGGCAACGCCGCGCTGGCCGCCGGACAGCCGGGGCAGGCGCTGGCCCTGCTCAGCCCGGCGGCGACCGACGCCAAGATCATCGGCGACGCCGAACTCACCGGCTCGATCGCGTTGGACCGCGCCCGCGCGCTGGTGGCCGTCAAGCAGCCCGACGAAGCCGCCGCCGCGCTGGCGGAAGCTCGCACGGCGCAGCCGGACAACGCGCAGGCATGGCTGCTTTCGGCCACGCTGTCGCGCCGCCAGGAAAAGCTCAGCCAGGCCCAGACCCAGATCGAAAAAGCCGCCAGCCTTGCCCCGCAGGATCCCGAGATCGGGCTTGAGGCAGGCGTCATCGCCATGCTTTCCGGCAATGAAACGGCGGCGCGGCGCAGCTGGACCTCGGTCCTTGCCGCCGGCGCAGGCAGCGATGCGGCGGTTACCGCCAAGCAGTACCTCTCCCAGCTCGGCCCGGACACCGACAAGTCCGGGGCGACTACAGCGAAGGCCCCTAAGCCATGA
- a CDS encoding ABC transporter ATP-binding protein — translation MTGNPHQSDRARQSDAGLPFDRPLAIEARGLVKRFEGFTAVDGVDLSVPAGSVYGILGPNGAGKTTTLRMLLGIIDPDSGYRRILGSDRPHDVAHAIGYLPEERGLYPSMKATEAIAFLGALRGLPLKEGRRRAHELLERHGLGYAADRQIRQLSKGMAQQVQILGTLVHRPRLVIFDEPFSGLDALNQGKLEAMMRGLAQDGATVIFSTHVIAHAERLCDEVAIIAGGKVPFAGPVDLARDRIPAQVRLETRALQGAWRAALPADVRQDGQFWHFALPDSGIEPLLRALIAGEAGILSLSIERAGLHDAFVAIAGEAAARALEEEKPEEPRR, via the coding sequence TTGACCGGCAATCCGCACCAGTCAGATCGGGCACGGCAGTCAGATGCAGGACTGCCCTTTGACCGGCCGCTGGCGATCGAAGCACGCGGGCTGGTCAAGCGTTTCGAGGGTTTCACCGCCGTCGACGGCGTCGATCTTTCGGTCCCGGCGGGCTCCGTCTACGGCATCCTTGGCCCCAACGGCGCCGGCAAGACCACCACTTTACGGATGCTTCTGGGCATCATCGATCCCGATTCGGGCTATCGCCGCATCCTTGGCTCCGATCGCCCGCACGACGTTGCCCATGCGATCGGCTACCTGCCCGAGGAGCGCGGCCTCTACCCCTCGATGAAGGCGACCGAGGCGATCGCGTTTCTGGGTGCCCTGCGCGGACTGCCGCTGAAGGAAGGCCGCCGCCGCGCGCATGAACTGCTTGAACGGCACGGCCTTGGCTATGCCGCCGACCGCCAGATCCGCCAGCTTTCCAAGGGCATGGCGCAGCAGGTCCAGATTCTGGGCACGCTGGTCCACCGGCCCCGGCTGGTGATCTTCGACGAGCCGTTTTCCGGCCTCGATGCTCTCAACCAGGGCAAGCTGGAAGCGATGATGCGCGGTCTGGCGCAGGACGGCGCCACCGTGATCTTCTCCACCCACGTCATCGCCCATGCCGAGCGGCTGTGCGACGAAGTGGCGATCATCGCCGGCGGCAAGGTGCCTTTCGCCGGTCCGGTCGACCTGGCGCGCGACCGCATTCCGGCGCAGGTCCGTCTCGAGACCCGCGCGCTGCAAGGCGCGTGGCGCGCGGCGCTGCCTGCCGATGTACGGCAGGACGGCCAGTTCTGGCACTTCGCGCTGCCCGATTCGGGGATCGAACCCCTGCTTCGCGCCCTGATCGCGGGAGAGGCGGGCATCCTTTCGCTTTCCATCGAGCGGGCGGGCCTGCACGATGCCTTCGTCGCCATCGCCGGAGAAGCCGCCGCGCGCGCCCTGGAAGAGGAAAAGCCCGAGGAGCCGCGCCGATGA
- a CDS encoding integration host factor subunit beta, whose protein sequence is MIRSELLQVLSKDNPELRAEDVERAVDTFFDEIGQRLADGGRVELRGFGAFSTRHRDGRKGRNPRTGESVEVPEKRVPYFKPGKEMRARLNVE, encoded by the coding sequence ATGATCAGGTCCGAACTGCTGCAGGTGCTCTCCAAGGACAATCCCGAGCTGCGCGCAGAGGACGTGGAGCGCGCGGTGGACACCTTCTTCGACGAGATCGGCCAACGCCTGGCAGACGGCGGCCGCGTGGAACTGCGCGGCTTCGGCGCCTTTTCCACGCGTCACCGCGATGGCCGCAAGGGCCGCAACCCGCGCACCGGCGAAAGCGTGGAAGTGCCCGAGAAGCGCGTCCCCTATTTCAAGCCCGGCAAGGAAATGCGCGCCCGCCTCAACGTGGAATAA
- a CDS encoding alpha/beta fold hydrolase has translation MTSTSFLDLSDGRTIAYRFTPGTGPVIVFLPGYMSDMNGSKAAAVFEMARASGLPCLLFDYSGCGESSGYFGEGTLTRWTQEVLALVAALEMPDEKVVLVGSSMGGWVMLLAGLALGDRLAGLVGIAAAPDFTDWGIAQMDKAILADGETIFEDNPYGPEPTPTHPGFWADGQANLLLEGPIAIDAPVRLLHGQRDEDVPFDISLQLAERLRSADVQVTLIKDGDHRLSRDGDIQLLLRTVAQLVLPRAAQVPSES, from the coding sequence ATGACTTCCACCAGTTTCCTCGACCTGTCCGACGGTCGCACCATCGCCTATCGCTTCACGCCGGGGACCGGCCCGGTGATCGTCTTCCTGCCCGGCTACATGTCCGACATGAACGGCTCCAAGGCCGCTGCCGTGTTCGAGATGGCGCGCGCCAGCGGCCTGCCGTGCCTGCTGTTCGATTATTCCGGCTGTGGTGAAAGCTCCGGCTATTTCGGCGAGGGCACCCTGACGCGCTGGACGCAGGAAGTGCTGGCTCTGGTCGCCGCGCTGGAGATGCCGGACGAGAAGGTCGTCCTCGTCGGTTCCTCGATGGGCGGGTGGGTCATGCTGCTGGCCGGCCTTGCGCTGGGTGATCGGCTTGCCGGCCTTGTCGGCATCGCGGCTGCGCCCGACTTCACCGACTGGGGCATCGCCCAGATGGACAAGGCCATACTGGCCGACGGCGAAACGATCTTCGAAGACAACCCCTACGGTCCCGAGCCGACCCCCACCCACCCCGGATTCTGGGCAGATGGGCAGGCCAACCTTCTGCTGGAAGGCCCGATTGCGATCGATGCGCCGGTGCGCCTGCTCCACGGCCAGCGCGATGAGGACGTGCCTTTCGACATTTCCCTGCAACTGGCCGAGAGACTGCGTTCAGCCGATGTGCAGGTGACGCTGATCAAGGACGGCGATCACCGCCTCTCGCGCGATGGTGACATTCAGCTGCTGCTGCGCACAGTCGCGCAGCTTGTTCTCCCCCGCGCGGCGCAGGTTCCCTCGGAGTCCTGA
- a CDS encoding PilZ domain-containing protein — protein MNFPGSLSTRSAASSADQRATPRFALLLRAAKLVSPGGEYLCIVRDVSATGVKLRLFHSLAGVEQLALESVTGERTGVNLVWEHAGEAGFRFVQPIDVERFIAEAGPYPKRPIRIGVDHSARITVAGTVSGARLLDLSRQGARIETDQRLAIGQQLRIDAAEMPQFEATVCWRREPAYGLVFRQLMSLEELAQRTFRMQALRGVPSR, from the coding sequence ATGAATTTCCCGGGCAGCTTGTCCACCCGCAGCGCCGCATCGTCGGCCGACCAACGCGCGACTCCGCGCTTTGCGCTGTTGCTGCGTGCGGCAAAGCTGGTGTCGCCCGGAGGCGAATACCTTTGCATCGTGCGCGACGTGTCGGCGACCGGCGTCAAGCTGCGGCTGTTCCACTCGCTGGCCGGGGTCGAACAACTGGCGCTGGAAAGCGTGACCGGCGAGCGTACCGGCGTCAATCTGGTGTGGGAGCACGCCGGCGAGGCAGGTTTCCGTTTCGTACAGCCAATCGACGTCGAACGCTTCATCGCCGAGGCCGGCCCCTACCCCAAGCGTCCCATCCGCATCGGCGTGGACCATTCCGCCCGGATCACCGTGGCCGGCACCGTATCAGGCGCCCGGCTTCTCGACCTTTCGCGTCAGGGCGCCCGGATCGAAACCGACCAGCGCCTTGCGATCGGACAGCAACTGCGCATCGATGCGGCGGAGATGCCGCAGTTCGAGGCGACCGTCTGCTGGCGCCGCGAACCGGCCTACGGCCTGGTGTTTCGCCAGCTCATGAGCCTGGAGGAACTGGCCCAGCGCACTTTCCGCATGCAGGCGCTGCGCGGCGTTCCTTCCCGATAA
- a CDS encoding LLM class flavin-dependent oxidoreductase, translating to MIPLSVLDLVSVREGGTVAQALDISVKTAQAAERAGYKRYWVAEHHGMDGIAGGATSVVLAHLGNATSTIRIGSGGIMLPNHTPYVIAEQFGTLSALFPGRVDLGLGRAPGADGRLAHALRKDIHAASERFPNDVVELQARFAGQAAGGVPSPQAAGADVEMWILGSSLFGAQLAAMLGLPYAFASHFAPTALDEAAKVYRERFQPSETLDKPHFMAAINVIAADTDEEAAYLATSTDQSFVALRTGNPGRLLPPVRGYRDGLPGSAKAMLEQVRSVSAVGNPQTVRAGIEEFVARTQADELIVSIATYDPAAQIRSLELTMEALGQVPA from the coding sequence ATGATCCCCCTTTCCGTCCTCGATCTCGTTTCCGTGCGCGAAGGCGGCACGGTCGCCCAGGCGCTCGACATCTCGGTGAAGACCGCGCAGGCCGCCGAGCGCGCCGGCTACAAGCGGTACTGGGTGGCCGAGCATCACGGCATGGACGGGATCGCGGGCGGAGCGACGTCGGTGGTGCTTGCCCACCTGGGCAATGCGACCAGCACGATTCGCATCGGTTCCGGCGGGATCATGCTTCCCAATCATACGCCCTACGTGATCGCCGAGCAGTTCGGCACGCTGTCGGCGCTGTTTCCGGGCCGCGTCGATCTGGGCCTTGGCCGCGCGCCGGGCGCGGACGGGCGGCTGGCCCATGCGCTGCGCAAGGACATCCACGCCGCGTCGGAACGTTTTCCCAACGATGTCGTCGAACTGCAGGCCCGTTTCGCCGGGCAGGCGGCGGGCGGCGTGCCTTCGCCGCAGGCGGCAGGCGCGGATGTGGAGATGTGGATTCTCGGCTCCAGCCTGTTTGGCGCGCAGCTCGCGGCGATGCTGGGCCTGCCCTATGCCTTCGCCTCACATTTTGCGCCCACCGCGCTGGATGAGGCCGCCAAGGTCTACCGTGAGCGGTTCCAGCCGTCCGAAACGCTGGACAAGCCTCACTTCATGGCCGCGATCAATGTGATCGCCGCCGATACGGACGAGGAAGCGGCCTACCTTGCCACTTCCACCGACCAGAGCTTCGTGGCGCTGCGCACCGGCAATCCGGGCCGGCTGCTGCCGCCGGTTCGCGGTTACCGCGATGGCCTGCCGGGTTCGGCGAAGGCGATGCTGGAGCAGGTCCGCTCGGTCAGCGCCGTGGGCAATCCGCAGACGGTACGTGCCGGGATCGAGGAATTCGTCGCCCGCACGCAGGCCGATGAACTGATCGTCAGCATCGCGACGTATGACCCGGCGGCACAGATCCGCTCGCTCGAACTGACGATGGAAGCGCTGGGTCAAGTGCCGGCCTGA
- a CDS encoding ABC transporter permease: protein MIPDSHDDSHQGRLSALSAAWVVARRDFTAILFSRTFFFFLLGPLFPLIVGALAGSVGNQVEHSTERPEVGVIMIGAEADAMVRARDGLADRLGQDLPGLMVLKRLAPGEDADPAAAMAGKEGNIAAILSGSLEAPVLTGPRDQIAAWSGDVAMIAAQAKQASVAPWPQVRLETTVSSRVNDRKSRLRTAQGAQTLLFLLTMMLAGMVLSNLVEEKANKIIEVLAAAIPMEAVFFGKLFAMLGVSLVGIATWAAVGGGLYMLAESAVPSLPDPAVGWPMLVLLGILYFSMAYLLLGSVFLSIGSLANTVREVQTLSMPVTMMQLMLFFFATYAMTQPGSTIEMVAALFPFSSPFAMLARAAQDPALLPHLGAVLWQGLWVLLLVRLGSGLFRMRVMKSGAQGSKGKRRWWPARRRAAKL from the coding sequence ATGATCCCCGATTCGCATGACGATTCGCATCAGGGCCGGCTCTCGGCTCTAAGCGCCGCCTGGGTCGTGGCCCGCCGCGATTTCACCGCGATCCTGTTCTCGCGCACGTTCTTCTTTTTCCTGCTCGGCCCGCTGTTTCCGCTGATCGTCGGCGCGCTGGCGGGCAGCGTAGGCAATCAGGTGGAGCATTCGACCGAGCGACCGGAAGTGGGCGTCATCATGATCGGGGCCGAGGCCGACGCCATGGTTCGCGCCCGTGATGGGCTTGCCGACCGGCTGGGGCAGGACCTGCCCGGCCTCATGGTGCTGAAGCGCCTTGCGCCGGGGGAGGACGCCGATCCGGCAGCCGCCATGGCCGGCAAGGAAGGCAACATCGCCGCGATCCTCTCAGGCTCGCTCGAAGCCCCCGTGTTGACCGGCCCGCGCGACCAGATCGCGGCGTGGAGCGGCGACGTGGCGATGATCGCGGCGCAGGCGAAACAGGCGTCCGTTGCGCCCTGGCCGCAAGTCAGGCTGGAAACCACCGTCAGCAGCCGGGTCAACGACCGCAAGAGCCGCCTCAGGACGGCGCAGGGTGCCCAGACGCTGCTGTTTCTGCTCACCATGATGCTGGCGGGCATGGTCCTGTCCAACCTTGTCGAGGAGAAGGCGAACAAGATCATCGAGGTACTGGCCGCCGCGATCCCGATGGAGGCGGTGTTCTTCGGCAAGCTCTTTGCGATGCTGGGCGTGTCTCTGGTGGGCATCGCGACATGGGCCGCCGTCGGGGGCGGGCTGTACATGCTGGCCGAATCGGCGGTGCCTTCGCTGCCGGACCCTGCCGTGGGCTGGCCGATGCTGGTCCTGCTGGGCATCCTCTACTTTTCCATGGCCTATCTGCTGCTGGGTTCGGTGTTCCTCTCGATCGGTTCGCTGGCGAACACCGTGCGCGAAGTGCAGACGCTTTCGATGCCGGTGACGATGATGCAGCTCATGCTGTTCTTCTTCGCCACTTACGCGATGACCCAGCCGGGCAGCACGATCGAGATGGTCGCGGCGCTGTTCCCGTTCTCCTCGCCCTTCGCGATGCTGGCCCGCGCGGCGCAGGACCCGGCGCTGCTGCCTCATCTGGGCGCGGTGCTGTGGCAGGGCCTGTGGGTGTTGCTGCTGGTGCGGCTGGGTTCGGGCCTGTTCCGCATGCGCGTGATGAAGTCCGGCGCGCAGGGCAGCAAGGGCAAGCGCCGCTGGTGGCCCGCCCGCCGCCGCGCCGCCAAACTGTAG
- a CDS encoding NAD(P)/FAD-dependent oxidoreductase — translation METTDVVIVGAGHGGAQCAIALRQNGFTGTITVVGREPEYPYERPPLSKEYFAREKTFDRLYIRPPTFWAEKEITFKLSTEVTKVDAKARELTLSNGTTLGYGKLVWATGGDPRRLSCSGSELAGVHAVRTREDCDTLMAEVDAGTKNIVVIGGGYIGLEAAAVLSKLKLNVTLLEALPRVLARVAGEELSEFYQKEHRDHGVDLRTGVAVDCLVGDGHRVTGVKLADGEEIAAEAVIVGIGIVPAIGPLISAGASGANGVDVDEFCRTSLPDIYAIGDCAAFACDYAGGTVMRVESVQNANDMATCVAKAICGDEKAYKAFPWFWSNQYDLRLQTAGINMGFDKTVIRGEPDARSFSVVYLKEGRVVALDCVNAVKDYVQGRKLVEAGASPDVAALADAGTPLKELL, via the coding sequence ATGGAAACAACAGACGTCGTCATCGTGGGAGCGGGACATGGCGGGGCGCAGTGCGCCATCGCCTTGCGCCAGAACGGGTTCACCGGAACCATCACCGTAGTCGGCCGCGAGCCGGAGTATCCTTATGAGCGTCCGCCGCTCTCCAAGGAATACTTCGCGCGCGAAAAGACCTTCGACCGGCTGTACATCCGCCCTCCGACGTTCTGGGCCGAGAAGGAAATTACCTTCAAGCTGAGCACCGAGGTCACCAAGGTCGATGCCAAGGCCAGGGAGCTGACGCTCTCGAATGGCACTACGCTGGGCTACGGCAAGCTGGTCTGGGCGACCGGCGGCGATCCGCGCCGTCTCTCCTGCTCGGGTTCGGAGCTTGCCGGTGTCCACGCCGTGCGCACCCGCGAAGACTGCGACACGCTGATGGCGGAAGTCGATGCGGGCACGAAGAACATCGTCGTCATCGGCGGCGGCTACATCGGCCTCGAAGCGGCGGCGGTGCTGTCCAAGCTGAAGCTCAACGTCACCCTGCTCGAAGCGCTGCCGCGCGTGCTGGCGCGCGTTGCCGGTGAAGAACTGTCCGAATTCTACCAGAAGGAACACCGCGATCACGGCGTCGACCTGCGCACCGGCGTGGCGGTCGATTGCCTGGTGGGCGACGGGCACCGCGTCACCGGCGTGAAGCTGGCCGACGGCGAGGAAATCGCGGCCGAGGCGGTGATCGTCGGCATCGGCATCGTGCCCGCCATCGGCCCGTTGATCTCCGCCGGCGCCAGCGGCGCGAACGGTGTCGACGTGGACGAATTCTGCCGCACCTCGCTGCCCGACATCTACGCCATCGGCGACTGCGCGGCCTTCGCCTGCGATTATGCCGGCGGCACCGTGATGCGGGTAGAATCGGTGCAGAACGCCAACGACATGGCGACCTGCGTCGCCAAGGCCATCTGCGGCGACGAGAAGGCCTACAAGGCGTTCCCGTGGTTCTGGTCGAACCAGTATGACCTGCGCCTCCAGACCGCGGGCATCAACATGGGCTTCGACAAGACCGTGATTCGCGGCGAGCCGGATGCCCGCAGCTTCTCGGTCGTCTACCTCAAGGAAGGGCGCGTGGTCGCGCTGGACTGCGTGAACGCGGTCAAGGACTACGTGCAGGGCCGCAAGCTGGTCGAAGCCGGCGCCTCGCCCGACGTGGCCGCGCTGGCCGATGCCGGGACGCCGCTGAAGGAACTGCTGTAA